In Flavobacteriales bacterium, one genomic interval encodes:
- a CDS encoding endonuclease/exonuclease/phosphatase family protein gives MRIAFEVLAVGCIVFTLLPFLRYEHWLIRMFDFPRLQILVLATVAITGMLAYYTALTTVQWIIAGITVIAFLFQLSRMLPYTVFGKKRAQDGIAGNGRSVVSIMSANVLMTNSAHHELLALIEQEDPDMVLTLETDKHWEKSLSVLEKDRPYTLRCPKDNLYGMHLYSRLPLHDGEIRYLIEDDVPSVRTEVELPSGERFTFYGLHPRPPAPKENETSIERDAELIVVAKEVEQLNGAVIVAGDLNDVAWSHTSRLFQRISRLLDPRMGRGFFNTFPAQYMLLRCPLDHVFHSTDLRLLKLHRAGPIGSDHFPIFIQLVLAPGADNGNTPPKPDAQDRKEANRKVANGTS, from the coding sequence ATGCGCATTGCATTTGAGGTCCTCGCGGTGGGGTGTATCGTTTTTACGTTGCTTCCCTTCTTGCGCTATGAACACTGGTTGATCCGGATGTTCGACTTTCCAAGGTTGCAGATCTTAGTACTTGCCACCGTTGCTATTACTGGAATGCTCGCTTATTACACTGCATTGACCACCGTGCAATGGATCATCGCGGGTATTACGGTCATCGCGTTCCTCTTTCAATTAAGCCGTATGCTACCTTATACCGTATTCGGTAAGAAACGCGCGCAGGATGGAATTGCGGGCAATGGGCGATCCGTGGTTTCCATCATGAGTGCGAACGTGCTGATGACCAATTCGGCACACCACGAACTCTTGGCGTTGATCGAGCAGGAGGACCCTGACATGGTACTCACCTTGGAAACGGATAAGCACTGGGAAAAATCCCTTTCCGTCCTTGAGAAAGACCGACCCTATACCTTGAGATGCCCGAAGGATAATTTATATGGCATGCACCTCTATTCACGGCTGCCGCTTCATGATGGGGAGATCCGGTATTTGATCGAGGACGATGTGCCCTCGGTACGTACGGAAGTGGAATTACCTTCTGGTGAGCGTTTCACCTTTTATGGCTTACACCCAAGGCCGCCAGCACCAAAAGAGAATGAGACGTCCATAGAACGGGATGCTGAGCTGATCGTCGTGGCCAAAGAAGTAGAGCAATTGAACGGTGCAGTGATCGTTGCAGGAGATCTGAATGACGTGGCCTGGTCGCATACATCGCGGCTATTCCAACGCATCAGCAGACTATTGGACCCCCGCATGGGTCGGGGCTTCTTCAATACGTTCCCAGCTCAATACATGCTCCTTCGTTGTCCATTGGACCATGTATTCCACAGTACCGATCTTCGGTTACTGAAGCTCCATCGCGCCGGCCCTATCGGTTCCGATCATTTCCCGATCTTCATTCAACTTGTCTTGGCTCCGGGAGCGGACAATGGCAACACACCGCCGAAGCCCGACGCGCAGGATCGGAAGGAGGCAAACAGAAAGGTTGCTAACGGAACTTCCTAG
- a CDS encoding MarR family transcriptional regulator yields MNGTHIPLGHWFAVLTQRYYTQLLHRMRVYDLDRWFVVLIAIAESDGHMSQQEIAEQLMVDKVTMVRALDLLSSKGYVERVNCPDDRRKHHIRLLPKAKPVVKAIKKAYTEVNDLVMGPMTDNARNKFIKDVQAMLERMPTDGMEPAPMTYSKKLPK; encoded by the coding sequence GTGAACGGAACGCACATACCCTTGGGCCATTGGTTCGCTGTACTAACGCAGCGGTACTACACGCAGCTGCTGCACCGCATGCGAGTGTATGACCTCGATCGCTGGTTCGTTGTGCTGATCGCCATTGCCGAAAGCGATGGACACATGAGCCAACAGGAGATCGCAGAGCAGCTTATGGTCGATAAGGTGACCATGGTGCGGGCGTTGGATCTGCTCAGCTCAAAAGGCTACGTGGAACGGGTGAACTGCCCGGACGACCGCCGCAAGCACCACATCCGCTTGTTGCCCAAGGCCAAGCCGGTGGTGAAGGCCATCAAGAAAGCATACACCGAAGTGAACGATCTTGTCATGGGCCCCATGACCGACAACGCCAGGAATAAATTCATCAAGGACGTTCAGGCAATGCTGGAACGCATGCCCACTGATGGAATGGAACCCGCACCTATGACCTATTCGAAGAAGCTTCCCAAATGA
- a CDS encoding carbon-nitrogen hydrolase family protein encodes MELNIAVVQMNIAPSDPLKNMERMEEFVAKAKKKGANLIVFPEDAICGPLTGQTAFVQHAPAYMERMQGLAATYAIDLVPGTWTVQEHGALYNQACYLNSDGTVAGVYRKVNLWETEKIAITPGTLASVFPTRFGNVGLIVCWDIAFPQLFAAMNAQGAQLVISPTYWSFPEGTTKDAEAMKEEIHLIDSLCTTRAFENNIVFVYCNAAGVLEAGGTRSVLSGRSQITHPADKILDLCEGNKEKMIITKVQLP; translated from the coding sequence ATGGAGCTTAATATAGCAGTGGTACAAATGAACATCGCACCGAGCGATCCGTTGAAGAACATGGAGCGGATGGAAGAGTTCGTTGCGAAAGCAAAGAAGAAAGGCGCGAACCTTATCGTGTTTCCTGAAGATGCCATTTGTGGCCCATTGACCGGGCAAACCGCTTTCGTGCAACATGCTCCGGCCTACATGGAACGCATGCAGGGGTTGGCCGCCACGTATGCGATCGATCTAGTGCCTGGCACATGGACCGTTCAAGAGCACGGTGCATTGTATAACCAAGCCTGTTACCTGAATTCCGATGGCACCGTTGCAGGGGTCTATCGTAAAGTGAATTTATGGGAGACCGAGAAGATCGCAATAACGCCGGGTACACTTGCCTCGGTGTTCCCAACCCGATTCGGTAACGTCGGTCTAATTGTGTGTTGGGATATTGCATTCCCACAACTCTTTGCAGCGATGAATGCACAAGGTGCTCAGCTGGTGATCTCGCCAACCTATTGGTCATTCCCGGAGGGTACCACAAAAGATGCTGAAGCAATGAAGGAAGAGATCCATTTGATCGACTCGCTTTGCACCACCAGAGCGTTCGAGAACAACATCGTATTCGTATACTGCAACGCAGCTGGGGTTTTGGAAGCAGGCGGAACCAGAAGTGTATTGTCCGGTCGTTCCCAAATTACGCACCCCGCTGATAAGATCCTTGATCTATGTGAAGGCAATAAGGAGAAAATGATCATTACCAAAGTTCAGTTGCCATGA
- a CDS encoding ferritin-like domain-containing protein, translated as MASKNKPTGLRKLFEDLLADIYYAEKKIASALKTMTKEAQDGKLSKAFESHHKETQVQIDRLEKVFKHLDLPVKGKKCEAIEGLLKEAKELMDEFKDDPALDAALVCAAQKVEHYEMASYGCLVTYAEELGLSKAADLLKQTLKEEHGADEKLSQLADPALNRAGEKEGTKNSTSAPLGALGKKKAKKEVKKRANPKKKSSKRKPENINKIKEKNTPAMVG; from the coding sequence ATGGCAAGCAAAAATAAACCGACCGGTCTACGTAAACTATTCGAAGATCTATTGGCTGATATCTATTACGCAGAAAAGAAAATAGCATCGGCTCTAAAGACCATGACGAAAGAGGCGCAGGATGGCAAATTGTCGAAGGCGTTCGAAAGTCATCACAAGGAAACACAAGTACAGATCGACCGTCTGGAGAAAGTCTTTAAGCACTTGGACTTACCTGTAAAGGGAAAGAAGTGTGAAGCGATCGAAGGATTGCTCAAAGAGGCAAAAGAACTGATGGATGAGTTCAAGGACGATCCAGCATTGGATGCCGCTTTGGTATGTGCTGCGCAAAAGGTGGAACATTATGAGATGGCCAGCTATGGATGTCTTGTCACCTACGCGGAAGAACTAGGTCTTTCCAAAGCAGCCGATCTGCTCAAGCAAACATTGAAGGAAGAACATGGCGCTGACGAAAAGCTGAGTCAGTTAGCAGATCCTGCATTGAACCGTGCAGGTGAGAAAGAAGGAACGAAGAATAGCACCTCGGCTCCGCTCGGCGCACTCGGGAAGAAGAAAGCGAAGAAAGAGGTGAAGAAGCGCGCCAATCCGAAGAAGAAGTCCAGTAAACGCAAGCCAGAGAACATCAATAAGATCAAAGAAAAGAACACACCAGCAATGGTAGGTTAG